GCAGCTGCCATGACAGGGAAGCCAGATGCTCCTTATAACCAGCCCTGGTCAACACTCTGTCTGCAGCACTTTGCACCGATGGATATTTATGAACTGTTTTCATGTACAGTGTGTTGCCATAATCCAAAtgagatgtaactaaagcatgtatCACTGTAACCAAATGAAATaactcaaggaatgggcacagctggtgcaaatgcactccCAGTCATGGCTGAATCCTGAATATCCAGATTGAAATGTTTCTAATATAATGGGACAAGCAGCAGCCAAAGTTACGTACATTCACAGGACTTGCATTAACTACAGCATCTATGTAGGTCAGAGCAAATCTGAGTGACTTTGCAAAATGTCCTGCAAATTCTTCATGTTTGTTGATAAGAAGTCCCTCAAAGGACGTAATAACTATGGCAATTTCCTGTGGTTTGACATAGTTGTCTACTGTAAGCCCTCAGCTAATGTCCCCATTGAGCTTTTGGCCACCACTGATCTACCTCTTCTTACATTCAGACTCACCTTTCTAGTGGGCATCATGTTGTGCATCAAGCTACTGAGTTATGACTTAGCCAACCATTCCTGATTTTTAGTAAATAGAAGATTGTACTCAGGCTGCATGTTACATTTCTAATTGTGATCGCTGCTTTCATATTAAGCAGAAActtacatttatttcattcttggaCCCTTCCATGTCTTTAGatttaagcatccttcagtctcaagagactatggtaatgtgttctgaatagaggacttaaGATATATCTTAGATATGTCTTTAGATATATTGCTTCATTATCAAGGTCCTGGCTTTCTACACATAGAAATCTCCAAGAATTTGTGTAATTGAGGGGCCAAGAAAAGTCTTCCAGTATCTGCTTAGAGCTTTGCAAAGTGCATGATGGGAGTGATTAACCTTGGCTAGGAGGTAGTTCATCTATCTATCCCTCTGGGTGTTTCCAGCCATTCTACAACTTTTACAGTATCCTGCACAACCCTTCCGACAGGAATGTCTTTGCCAGAAGTCTGTAGAGTAGTAATGTCCAATCCCCTCACATTTGTCAACTTTTACAAACTGTGTACATGATAGACCAAGGCTGCTTTTGGGTGGTTAGTGTGTTCTTCCATTTTGGGGTGGCAATCAAAGAAACCGTAAAGAAAACAACCAAATTCCTTGCCTGTTATTGTGGTTCTTCCAGTGTtcatctgtgaactcacacaACCCACCCTTTTCCCTACAATTCACAATGAATGTGAAAGTGATGGAAAGCAATGCAATGGACGGTGGGGTGGGATTTCTGCCTAAGGCTACTCAGCTTTGGATTATGAGAGATGGGTCTCTATGCAGGTGCAAGAGCCATACGTGTGAGTTCACAGATAATCCACTTGGAGAATCACCGTTACAgctaaaagcaaaaagaaagcaaaacaaatgatACTGCAATACTTTTAAAACTATCCAATTTCTTTTGGGGAGGGTGGGCTACTTATTCAGATACAGGCCACTTCATGTCCTGTATCTGAATAAGTAGATTGTATCcttgaaaactcacactgaaataaattttagTTTTTAGAGgctacaatattttgtttttgttttgtttttattgttcttcaAACAGACCGACAGGGCTGCCTGTCTGAAACGTACACAACATGTCTTTCCCATGATGAAATAAGGCtgtccttgaatttttttttaacttttgtaaaCCTGGCATACTATAAGCAAATCTCTGATTCAGTGCAGACAACTAAGTCAAAATTAAAAATTCAGGTAACAAATTAGACAACTCGGAATCTAATTAACAGACACGTATATATTCATTCtcttgccaaactagcagttcgaaagcagtaaaaatgtaagtagataaataggtaccaccttggtgggaagctaatggtgttctgtgtctagtcatgctgcccacgtgaccacggaaactgtctttggataactggctctatggcttggaaacagggatgagcactgccccctagagtcggacacgactagactaaatgtcaaggggaacctttacctttacctatatattcATTATTGGCAGACTGTAAGTAAAGGCAGAGGTATCTGATGTGGAGtaatgatggattaggactcaagaggcctgggtctGAGTCCCCATTCGGCCATGAAGACTCACTGTGTGTGTGGAGCTGGTAaatctactccttaaatatctcacctaccttaaaagccctattagggtcactataggttgTTTCCAACTAGACAAGACatagcagcaataacaacaactaaATGGAACAAACACAGATATGGTTCAAagaaaaataaggatttaatCATACATCTTTAATAAAATAGGGCCTAACTTACTAAGGACAagcaaaaaggaaattaaaaaataaaacttttatcaGTGATGTTTTAACACCATGCTAACTATAACCAAAGATTTTTGGAGACATGAAAACCCTAAGGTTTAGTAACATATTTTGAATATgtcaaaatataaaattattttggaaatgcATTCTAGTTTATCGCAGCAGATGACATAATAAcagttgcttgttgttgtttagttgttaagttgtgtccgactctttgtgaccccatggaccagagcatgctagccttcctgtcttcgactgcctcccagagtttggtcaaattcatgttggtagcttcgatgacactgtcgaaTAACAGTTGCTACTAAATGCCAAAATCATCCTAATGTCTTACCAAAATGATGCTGTTGCAACCTAAAACTTGTATTAACTGTTGGCTGTATGAATTTGTATTGTACAAAACTGGGAGGCGAAAGTCCACTAATTCCTACTCAATGGCTCAAAAATATGGGATACATTCTTAGAAAACTAACTTATTTTGTAGGAGGGGAACATAACCCACAATATTTTTGAATATCAATTATTACTGTTTTGAAATTATAGTCTGGACTATATAgtcccttttttgcttttgcGCCTCAGTGTTATATGTTTTGTTATAAGAAAAATTATACATTGAACCCCTAAAAACTGTAAATAACTTCTAGAACAATCAAATACTTGTTTCGGaaaaaattaaactaaaataTAAAGTGCAATATTTTGTTTGAAAATGGACTTCACTTACAGATTTGACTTAGAAAAAActtattttctttctgcttttactGTCTCCTCCCTTTATTGGGCACTGGGCTTACTTTATACATAATTTAGTCCCATTAGTTATACATTTGAATTTGTATGAGTCACTTGTCATATATATTTGCAAACTacagtctttaaaaaatgaaaaagaaaccaaaatataaattCAAAGTTTTAATAAAGCTGTGATAGTACAGAGAGATGTTCTTACCACTACAGTATTTCAATTAACAGTGCTGTAAAGAAAAAGACTCACACTTTTTCTTCTATGGATTTTACTTTATATGAACAATGCtggatttggaattttaaaacattttagtatTGAAGATGTCAGCAGGCCAAACATAAGTATCAAAGACGTTTGGTGGGGTTTGTAGTCCCCTTTGCAAATATTTAGGTGCAGAATGGCACAGCAGAGTTAAAgttatttgtattctcgaaggctttcatggccaggatctaatggttgttgtgggtttttcatgctctttgaccgtgttctgaaggttgtttttcctgacgtttcgccagtctctgtggccggcttcttcagtggacaggagtaggaactcagtccatgctctgctgctgtttgttggatagttgagtatttatagccatgggaacagcttttgtccttttcaggagatagggtgatgatggtgatcagcatgttttggttgtggatgtattgttgtgataagagggagaaattatctgtcactgtgattgatgggtgtctttagcaggtcttttttgtgccatgatccctggtccttgtggctgggtagagttcgttgaccttttgcagcctgtattttccagtgctgggagccagaccttattaagttttagactttcctcttttttgttgaagctctgttggcGTTTATGAATTTCAACACCaaggagcccaaaaaatccacaacaaccattaaagtTATTTATTCTATAAAAGCATGATTCACATTTAATTCATGTGagttaaatatttctttttacatAATCCAAAAGGTACAAGAGTTTTTCATTGCTTATTACTTGTtctatttgcttttaaattagttGCTTGTAGCCTCTGTAATTTCAAGGCTTATCAGTCctttaaaagtttcttttctgttttctctcaccCATGAGGAAATATCCATGCAGATGCCTCTCACTTCATCTGGCAATATATCTTCATTCTGCTActactttcttcctctctctctcctctggccTCTTTTCTTTACTGCTTCTTTTATACTGATCTTACTCAGAGACACTCAGCATTTCTCAAGGTCAATAAAACTCCTTAATCTCACCTGCCTGTCTTTTGTAACTTTACTGAGCAGAAATGCTATTTGTAAAATATAACTCCAACAATCTATGCATGCAAAACAGCATTTTATTCAGGCTCAGGGTACATTAGAGCATCATGACCACAATTACAACCTCAGTAGTCTTTTACCAAGATTTGGATGTCTATTTGATATGTACTACATATATTTGATATTTATGTTTTTATAGTTTAAGCCCTGCCTTTTGTATATTAAATTTACACTTAGCAACATTGGAGATTGTATATTTGACATTTTAATACAATTAAAAGGgatatttcttattttaatattaatatgttTGCTATGTTTCCATGGCTAGCCATGTTCTATTCTCATTGCTACTGGATCTGATTAAAAACTAATCTTGATGCAACCAGCATACCTTGCAGATAGGATTTCAGCTAACCAGACAACCCAGAGATGCTTATAGCACTTTCTGCAGGAACAGGGTCCTATTTGAGAAATGGGCTTCTGCTCAGAGACTTCTGTGTTTCCTGTTAGAGGCCAGAAGCTTTTTCCAGGTGGCCTGACAAGAGATCTTTCAGTAGGCTAGAGAATATCAGAGAACGTTTTCCCTGTTGTTGAACCCAAACCTGGAATTAATGATAGTTCTGTGGGGGGAAATTCCACCAAAAAGAAGCTATGAAAATAACAGTGAAAAGCTTGCACACTCCTGCATACTGCTACTCTCCattattttgttcttctttgtcTTTAATGCTTAATTCTATTCCGAAATTTGTGAtgggctttcttcttttttggttctGTTGGATGGATTTTTGAACTCAGTGTTTTAAAGATGTGCCAGAGCTCATTCCTGTAATACGCAGAGAAGCCAATACAAACCAAAGCAACACAAAGAGCAAATATAATCCCTATAATAGTTCCAGTGATAGCTTTCTTTGGTGGAGGGGGTCCACTGTCAATGCTACCTCCAAAGCCTTTATTTATGCAGTCAGGAGGAGCCCAGCCATAATCACAGTGGCAATGTTTGTAGGTGTTGCATATTCCCCGATTATGGCACTTTGTGGAATTACAGTCATATTTCAAGAGGGACACGTTCACACATACCCTATTAATACACAGCCTATCTTTGCCACAAGGAGTGCCATCTCTCACTGCCCCAATATCAGCTATCTCCATTCCACTATGATAGTCTATACTCCAACACTGCTTATTGCCAACAATTGTTTGAATTATGGTACTGTGTTCTGCTAGAGAAGGTATGCTATCAACATTTTCACACTGAATTCGACCACAGAGGATATTATCTAGATCACATTTTTTATAGATTCCATGCTTAAGTCCACAGTTGCCAAAGCGATCAACTCTAGTATTCATTTTCCTGAAACAGTCCTCTGAAGTTGAAGTGGCTTTTTGGCCAAATATGTTTTTACACTGCTCACTGTGAGTGGTACAAACTCCGTGATAACAGTGTGCACCATCTTTGCATGGGGCACCATCTTGTACATATACATCTTCAGGGCACCATTCTGAAGTCCCATTGCAGTACTCAGGAAGATCACAAATGCCAGTCTTTTGTCTGCAAACTGTTTGAGCAGGAAGGTACTCACACTTGAAGCAACATTGGCCAAAGGCACATTTAGCATTACTTTTCAAAGTACAATCAGATTGGCAACATGAATCCGATTCACATAGAGCTTTGGAACCACAATCACATTGCTCTCCCTTTTCCACTATTTTGTTACCACAATACTTGGGTTTATATATTTTCTCAAGGTCTGGTGGAATTAGTAAGCAATGAGAATTCTTTTGGTTGACATACTCCACATAACTGCAGTTGCTAAACTTATCAGTAGGTACAAGAAATCCAGACATAATACAGGCCTTTCGATCACACACACAGTATTTTTTGTCATGTAGCATTCCAAGATTATGTCCCAGCTGATGGGCAAATAATACagagaagtcaaataaatatgaAGTCACATACGATTCAACAGCAGATCCATATTGATCATTACATACTCCTCCCATGTAAGCTAATCCATCTGAATTTCCAAAATCCTTATATACAAATAAGTGGCCAACATCATTCTCTATGTGCTTAAGTAGTGAATCTTGCCTCCAACTAGTGAAAGAGTTGAGCGTGTCTTCTATGCTGTCAGATATTTGTATGAGATTCTTTTCTGACCAGATCACAAGACCAGCTATAGACAACTGAACATCAAGGGAGTCATAGAATGAATTTGCAATATGGAAGACATCCATAACATGCATAGCAACAAGAGTTTCATTTTTGCCAAACTTCCCATATAGTTCATAGTCCACTACAATGGCAATCTTGACGTACCTGATGTGCGTCCACCAGAATCTTTTAGATCTACtttccatctctcctttctttaTCTTCTCCATCATGATCACTTCATGTTTTGGCTCTTTCCCTGTCAGTCCACACCTCAAGTGGGAAGCACCTCCTTTCTCTTCCAACCGATACACCACATGTTGAAAGGTAGCAGATCCCTGGACAGGTTCAATCTCATAGATCTCATTTGCTAATTGCAACAGACCCCTGAGCCCTCCTGAGCAGGTGCTGAGGGTCACTGAAGAGTGAGGGGTGTTCTGAATAAAGCCATTATAGAAACAGCCATTGTTGATGAATGGATAGTCCACATGGAGGTCCCCTTTCTTGCCATATGTGAAAACAGGAAAGTGTTTAGAAATATAGTCCCTCTTCTGCTCAAGGTGCACTATGTGACCCTTCCCTCCAATCTGCAGCAGGTAGCTGATATTCTGGGGTTCCTCTGCAAACCTGGGTGTCAGTTTCCTTGGGATAGTTACCTCATAAAAAGCATATCTAAAACCCTGATATGGCATCTGCCTTGCTGTCTCACTCAGGACATTCTGTACCATCAGTATCAGTATCCAGGCAGTATTGTTCCTCATTTCGCCAGGAAGGGAATGTATTTTAGAATACTCCACTCTACCTTCCTCTTCTTTAGAATAGAGAGGAAGGCCCCTGCAGTGCTGTTCAGCAAGACAGCACATACAATTgcaaaaggtggggggagggggggttctgACCATAGCAACAGTCGGTAGAGTAATCTTTGGAACAGGGGCGGAGCTTGTTGTCTTAATGATGATAGAGAATGAGCTGCTATTCACGAtggaagaataagaagaaaagatGCCTGAGGGATGCAGGAACTAGAGGTAAGAAAGTGAGAACCAtatttaatgaaaataaaagataatGAAGGTAATTGATCACACAGTAATAGAAGACTGTTGTGCTGTGCATTCAGAAAAGGCTTCTCAAAGCTTGCCCTTAATATTGTTAGAGAGAATGGATATTCCTAGTAAAACTGATGAGCTAGAAGTATGAAACACAAAGAATAGCTTCCCAGAAAGGTGTTTGAATAAGCAGAACCACAGAGGCAGTATGTGACTGCTCCTATTGGGTAGCTATATCATAAAGCTTAGTATATTTCAGAGAAGTTCAACCAAgctatttattcatgtatttttgtTTCTGCCATCCCAGCCTCCTTGGATGAAATATCCATTTTGTTGTGGGAAAGATAGCAAGAGCAAGGGATACCAGAGATGGCACTACTTAGAGATGGGTaacttcaaagccccgcctcctctggcgaGCAACCCCTTGGAGGCAGCCGCTggtcttccctgccctgcctcctctgggtgctgcttctgagtggatgcccactgGAGAGGGTGTGGCTTTGAAGCGCTGAACGCCTCTTTGGctaataaacaaactggcacaagctgccaaactggtggttccGACTCATCCCTAGTACTCCTTAATTATCTCTGTCATTTGATAGTGAAATTAAGGAGAACTGCCACCATGAACTCCACAAGCATGCACCTTTGTGGTTGACTGCCAAGTAACTACAGCCAATttcaattctgggagttacacCTGAGAGGCGGACAACTAAATGTGGCTGACCTGAAAtcttgaaatgtttattttcttttattgcttGATTTGTTCTTTGATTTTAGCTTCATAACTGCCCAGGATTGTGCTTTGTACTAAAGGGTTGGAATATAAAGGACAGAACGAAACAAATAATGgtactgtatatctttttgtTTCTCAAAAAGAGAAACATGGTCTCTTTTTGTGAGACCATGTTTCTCACAAAACATGGTCCATTCCCAAAGCATCCCCATACCCAGATGCCTGGGCATTACTTTTGTTCTGTATAACTTCTTACCCTTTCTCATGTGCATCTTATTGTTGACTCACCTGACTTTAAGTCAGTGAAGTAACCAAGATCCTTCGTGACACTTCTTTCCATTCCTCAGAATCAAGCTCTCCATCCTGTTGTTCTACAGCAGCCTTGATCTGGCCAGAGCTATCAATTTTTTCTATCCTTTGTTTTCAAGGGTACTCGGCATAGGCTTTCAGTACTCTGGGGATTCACTATGGACAAACTCTCTCTAATTCTGTAAGAATTAGTAGGAGTTCTCTCATTTGTTAAATTTATTCCTCATCATATGTCTATCACTCTTCATTCTCATCAGGGCTTCTGGCTGTGCTGATGAAGAACTCAGAGAAGCTTCCTAATCAATTCATTCTCCATGTGTGCCACACCAGTGTAACAAATTACAGGTGCAATACCTTGCCATACATAGCTTCTGTGTCTCATAAGAATGTGTGCAAAGCTGACTCTTGAGTttagtggtttatttatttttaatgacaaGCAAGGAGTCTTTGGCATTGTCCCAGTTGTGCCAGTTGTCTTGGGTCATGTACTACTGTGTACACCTCTTGGCTAggatgagcctcgtggtgcagtggttaaactgtactgcagccaagactgtgctcacgacccagggttcaatcccaggtagccggctcaaggttgactcaaccttctatccttccaaggtcagtaaaataagtacccagcttgctggggtggggcaatgtgtagcctgcataattactgtaacttgtaaaccgcccagagattgcttgaagcgctatggggcggtatataagcagcacactttgctttttgctttagttTCCACGTATTGTGTCCTTTTCACAGTTCTCTCTAGCCTACTGCCATGTCTGATACATTTTCTCTGAGTTACAAGGAAAACTCTCATTTTTAGACTCTCCTACTTATTTAATTAATAACTTCTGTTCCTGACATTTCTGCATCATGTAGCAATGCAGGGTACAGGATACTATCAGATTCAATAACCTCTCCTTCATGTTCAGTGTGACTCCGCTTAGCAGAGTTATTCCCCTCTGCTTAAAGGAAGACTATCAGTTATGGGACAATGCTGATGGGAGAAATCACAGGTTACATATAGTCACATATGGGGAGCATCTTGGCAATTAAGACTAGAACTTTCACACAAGGAGCTTCCCTATTATTCTTTCTGAAATATCTGGCAAGAGCAAATGATCTCTGATGGCACAGATCATTGTCAGGATTAGGACTCTCCTTTTGAGCTCCAGATGAAATTAAATTCCCAGGGCTATTATATACTCTCAATCCTGAATTTATACAGaaaattaaattgaaatgttTCTAGATTTTAGGGAATCAACATCATGCGGTGCCATGGTCCTTATTCTTGGCAATAATTATGATTCCAACCTCAACACAGAGAGACCAGCTAGATTGGAAGAACTAGTAGCAATCACATAAAGGTTAGACTCAAACAAAGGCCTCGCAATAGACCTGTGTCAAACTTTCTGAGCTAATGACTCCAGAACAGTGATTCCCTGAGACAATAAGCCTGGAGTCCCTGAGGAACCAGTCACTTCTGCATTTTGTCATAGTACCGTGTTTCCACaaattattttttgctttaaaaatgcattagggcttattttcaggggatgttttattttacaattatgtcatcttctggttgctgcacagtggtggagggtggtgtttcacttaactggggcttatttttggagtagggcttatattacgagcatcctgaaaaatcatactaggctagggcttattttcaggttaggtcttattttcagggaaacagggtacattaaTTTTGTTAGGCCTTCAGCGCAGAAATCAATGAGGAAATAAATGGGAAGGAAGTAATTTACAAGGTTCTAGAGCAGTAGAGTGGCCTTTTTGGTTATGTGACATCATCAGAAGAGAACTGATAGTTCCAATGGGGATGAGGGTGAAGAAACCCTTGGGGgacagctactgggcagcaggaGTAGTGGAAGGTGATATTGGCAGAGGACCTCTCAAAGTCAATCTCAGTGACACCCAAGGTCCCTCTTGTTAGCACTGTGAAGAAGGCAGCAATGTAAAGCATTTCTGAATATTGCACACTTTGAAACTCCTATGATGAGAcgatccaaaatgaaacaataaattatgctggaagatgagacttccTGGTGATTCCAGTAAGCTACTGGGCGAGAGCCaaggacaaatacaaataataCTGTCATTAATGAAGGAAATTGATTAAAGCAGAAAATatgtctagtggctgacatgagcagaagagaaagaaaggtcaAATATCTACGCATACACTTGGAACATGAAATGTGAGAAGTATGGaccaaggtaaactggaaaaCATAAAGCATGAAATGGAACATTTAATCATTACACTATGTAGTATGAGTGAACTCAAGTGGGCAAAAATAAGACATTTTCACtccagcaggtttttttttttttactctgggTACGACAAACtcaaaagacaaaagaaacatTGTGGCTCTAATACTTAGGCAAattgtagcacaggcagttaggagCTGTAATGCAAGATCTGACTAAATAATATTAATTAGACTTCTTGGAAAACCTGTCAGTATAACCACCATTTAAATCTAAGTTCCAATGACAGatattgaaaaagaaatggaaaagtttTATACCCATCtaggaggaaactgatcacacaccaaaacaagttGAGCTGATAATTATAGAaatctggaatgcaaaagtaggaaacaaagcagaaacaaagaaggaGAATGTTTCGTAAAGCTATGTGAAGTTGGAAatgtgtttattgcaaatacatgcttcaggcaattgaacagatgactgtacatatggacatcaccagttCGCCATCACAGAAATCAAACGCAGACTCCATAATTGGAAGTAGTAGATGGAGAAGCTATTTCTCTccgccaaaacaagaccaggagcagattgtggtacagACCACATGttattagtatttttaaaaactgttaagctaaaaacaaatgtaaaaagaatcaaaatactGAAACATAATCTAAATAACATTTCTAACAAATTTAAGTCCAAATAaagaactgaatgaatgaatgaatgaatgaatgaatgaatgaatgaatgaatgaatgaatgaatgaatgaatgaatgatagcagttcgaaaacatgtaaaaatgtgaatagataaataggtatcacctcggtgggaaggtaacagagttccgtgtctagttgcactggccacgtgaccacggaaactatcttcggacaaacgctagctctatggcttagaaacggggatgcgcactgcaccctagagtcagatatgactggacaaaatgtcaaggggaacctttgcctaaAGAAGAGATTTGCATAATTAAACTCAATTGCTTGTGTACcagaaaccagagatattattaggaaAGGAATGTAAAAAGACTATTCCtgttgtaaaaagaaaagaaaagcctagaTGCATGATGAAAGAAGTATTTAAAATTGTTACACAgacaaaaagcaaaagtaaaagatgaaAGAGAGTCAGAATCTTCAATACAACTCCTCAGTGACTGTCATGTAGAAGGAAAGGGAACGATACaatcattcatcatcatcatgttggaAGGTACtcaatggatcattgagtccagcccctgtcacaaCTTCTCATAAAGGTGGAAGAAGAAAActgcaaaagcaggattgcaaataaactttattttacaattgtgtgctatcaaatcaattctgatttaaacTGACTCTCTTGGGactttctaggtatagagtactcagaagtggtttatcatttccttccttgtctGTCCCTTTGGGTTGAGTGTGATTCCAGGTACAAGAGGTCAAATCATTCCTGCCCTTCTCCCTTTTCCCACAAAGCAGAGCTGGCCTTGAACTTTCTTACTGGCCAGAAAGAATGTAAATTCAGCCATCTCAATTTCTGGACtagaaagaagaagaacaaaccaAGAGCACGGCGgtgctttctcttttctctttcctccctttccactccctcctcttcctattgCTGGAAGCAGTAGAGATGGACTAGCagtcaggaaaagagaaaggagagagaaacgGCCAGAGTAatgaaaggcagggaaggagagagagaaagtgcatGATGTGGCCCTGCTTAATAGTTCGGGGA
The Pogona vitticeps strain Pit_001003342236 chromosome 1, PviZW2.1, whole genome shotgun sequence genome window above contains:
- the LOC110076383 gene encoding disintegrin and metalloproteinase domain-containing protein 21-like; amino-acid sequence: MVRTPPPPTFCNCMCCLAEQHCRGLPLYSKEEEGRVEYSKIHSLPGEMRNNTAWILILMVQNVLSETARQMPYQGFRYAFYEVTIPRKLTPRFAEEPQNISYLLQIGGKGHIVHLEQKRDYISKHFPVFTYGKKGDLHVDYPFINNGCFYNGFIQNTPHSSVTLSTCSGGLRGLLQLANEIYEIEPVQGSATFQHVVYRLEEKGGASHLRCGLTGKEPKHEVIMMEKIKKGEMESRSKRFWWTHIRYVKIAIVVDYELYGKFGKNETLVAMHVMDVFHIANSFYDSLDVQLSIAGLVIWSEKNLIQISDSIEDTLNSFTSWRQDSLLKHIENDVGHLFVYKDFGNSDGLAYMGGVCNDQYGSAVESYVTSYLFDFSVLFAHQLGHNLGMLHDKKYCVCDRKACIMSGFLVPTDKFSNCSYVEYVNQKNSHCLLIPPDLEKIYKPKYCGNKIVEKGEQCDCGSKALCESDSCCQSDCTLKSNAKCAFGQCCFKCEYLPAQTVCRQKTGICDLPEYCNGTSEWCPEDVYVQDGAPCKDGAHCYHGVCTTHSEQCKNIFGQKATSTSEDCFRKMNTRVDRFGNCGLKHGIYKKCDLDNILCGRIQCENVDSIPSLAEHSTIIQTIVGNKQCWSIDYHSGMEIADIGAVRDGTPCGKDRLCINRVCVNVSLLKYDCNSTKCHNRGICNTYKHCHCDYGWAPPDCINKGFGGSIDSGPPPPKKAITGTIIGIIFALCVALVCIGFSAYYRNELWHIFKTLSSKIHPTEPKKKKAHHKFRNRIKH